One Thalassospira marina DNA window includes the following coding sequences:
- the gyrA gene encoding DNA gyrase subunit A: MRRSYLDYAMSVIVSRALPDVRDGLKPVHRRILYSMHENGFDWNKPFRKSARVVGDVMGKYHPHGDSAIYDAMVRMAQHFSMRLPQIDGQGNFGSMDGDKAAAMRYTEARLAKAAHYLLDDIDKDTIDFRANYDETTKEPSVLPARYPNMLVNGAGGIAVGMATNIPPHNLGEVIDGCMAVIDNPDISVEGLMEYVSGPDFPTGGLILGRSGIHSAFKTGRGSVVMRARTHVEEIRANREAIIVTEVPYQVNKATLLEKIADLVRDKKLEGISDLRDESDRSGVRMVIELKRDAVADVVLNQLFRFTALQTSFGVNMLALNRGKPELMNLKEIIQAFVEFREEVITRRTIHLLKKARDRAHVVVGLGIAVANIDEVIRLIRNAADPTIAREQLMAKSWPAGDIVPLIELIADPHQVGSDDGNYRLSEAQARAILELRLHRLTGLERDKIAAELTELGEKIKDFLDILASRERKLTILKDELSEMRNEFANERRTEIVEAEFEHDIEDLIAREDMVVTVSHAGYIQRVPLSTYRAQRRGGKGRSGMATRDEDFVSKLFVANTHTPVLFFSSLGMVYKMKVWRLPLGTPQSRGKALVNLLPLSEGEHITTVLPLPDEEEWPNLHIMFATSTGNVRRNSLADFVNVKSNGKIAMKLEEDRGDSLIAVQTCTDDDDIFLTTRQGKCIRFRVADVRVFTGRNSVGVRGIRLADGDEVIAMSVLWGSHATMEERSEYLSIAAKLRREEIRAEDGLPLELLTQERYDELLSGDQLILSVTENGYGKRTSAYEYRVTGRGGQGFANIDMSERNGMVAASFVIEESDELMMVTNGGKVIRMPTHDIRIAGRKTQGVTLFRTADDEQVVAVERLNNLGDSAEEDEADIENGAETSVAPEGGADADAQSGSDEETDPSTAE; this comes from the coding sequence ATGCGCCGCAGCTATCTCGATTACGCGATGAGCGTGATCGTCAGCCGCGCGCTGCCCGATGTTCGTGACGGGCTGAAGCCTGTTCATCGCCGTATTCTGTATTCCATGCATGAAAACGGCTTTGACTGGAACAAGCCTTTCCGTAAATCGGCACGTGTCGTTGGTGACGTCATGGGTAAATATCACCCGCATGGCGATAGCGCGATCTACGATGCCATGGTCCGTATGGCGCAGCATTTTTCGATGCGTCTGCCGCAAATTGACGGGCAGGGGAACTTTGGTTCCATGGATGGCGACAAGGCCGCCGCCATGCGTTACACCGAAGCCCGTTTGGCCAAGGCCGCGCATTATCTGCTTGATGATATCGACAAGGATACCATCGATTTTCGCGCCAACTATGACGAAACCACCAAGGAACCGTCGGTGCTGCCGGCGCGCTATCCCAATATGCTGGTCAATGGTGCCGGCGGTATTGCGGTGGGTATGGCAACCAACATTCCGCCCCATAACCTGGGCGAAGTGATTGATGGCTGTATGGCGGTAATTGATAATCCCGACATTTCGGTTGAAGGCCTGATGGAATATGTCAGCGGGCCGGATTTCCCGACTGGCGGGCTTATTCTGGGCCGTTCCGGTATTCATTCGGCGTTCAAGACGGGTCGTGGCTCTGTGGTGATGCGCGCGCGCACCCATGTCGAGGAAATCCGCGCCAATCGTGAAGCCATCATCGTGACCGAAGTTCCCTATCAGGTGAACAAGGCAACGCTGCTGGAAAAAATCGCCGATCTGGTGCGTGACAAGAAGCTGGAAGGCATTTCGGACCTGCGTGATGAATCGGACCGTTCCGGTGTGCGCATGGTGATCGAGCTTAAACGCGATGCCGTTGCCGATGTTGTGCTGAACCAGCTTTTCCGCTTTACAGCGCTTCAGACCTCGTTTGGTGTGAACATGCTGGCCCTGAACCGGGGCAAGCCGGAACTGATGAACCTGAAAGAAATCATTCAGGCATTTGTCGAATTCCGCGAAGAAGTTATCACGCGCCGTACCATCCACCTGCTGAAAAAAGCACGTGATCGTGCGCATGTTGTTGTCGGCCTGGGGATTGCCGTTGCCAATATCGACGAAGTCATTCGTCTGATCCGCAATGCCGCCGACCCGACGATTGCCCGTGAACAACTGATGGCAAAAAGCTGGCCGGCAGGCGATATCGTCCCGCTGATCGAGCTGATTGCCGATCCGCACCAGGTGGGATCGGATGATGGCAATTATCGCCTGTCCGAAGCCCAGGCCCGCGCCATTCTGGAACTGCGCCTGCATCGCCTGACCGGTCTGGAACGCGACAAGATTGCCGCGGAATTGACCGAACTGGGCGAGAAGATCAAGGACTTCCTGGATATCCTGGCATCGCGCGAACGCAAGCTGACAATTCTGAAAGACGAATTGAGCGAAATGCGCAACGAATTTGCCAACGAGCGCCGCACGGAAATCGTTGAAGCCGAATTCGAACATGACATCGAAGACCTGATCGCCCGTGAAGACATGGTGGTTACCGTGTCGCATGCCGGTTATATCCAGCGTGTGCCACTGTCGACCTATCGTGCGCAGCGCCGTGGCGGCAAGGGCCGTTCGGGCATGGCAACCCGTGACGAAGATTTCGTCTCGAAACTGTTTGTGGCCAACACCCACACGCCGGTTCTGTTCTTCAGTTCGCTGGGTATGGTCTATAAAATGAAGGTGTGGCGCCTGCCGCTGGGCACGCCGCAATCGCGGGGCAAGGCCCTGGTCAACCTTCTGCCGCTTTCCGAAGGTGAACATATCACCACCGTTCTGCCGCTTCCCGACGAGGAAGAATGGCCAAACCTGCACATCATGTTTGCGACATCGACGGGTAACGTCCGCCGCAACAGTCTTGCCGACTTTGTAAATGTCAAATCCAACGGCAAGATCGCGATGAAGCTGGAAGAAGACCGGGGTGACAGCCTGATTGCTGTTCAGACCTGCACCGATGACGATGATATTTTTCTGACCACCCGTCAGGGCAAATGCATTCGTTTCCGTGTGGCCGATGTGCGCGTCTTTACCGGCCGTAATTCGGTTGGTGTACGCGGCATCCGTCTGGCCGATGGTGATGAAGTTATCGCAATGTCGGTTCTGTGGGGCTCACATGCCACCATGGAAGAACGCAGCGAATATCTTTCGATCGCCGCCAAGCTTCGCCGCGAGGAAATCCGCGCCGAGGATGGCCTGCCGCTCGAACTTTTGACCCAGGAACGCTATGACGAGCTGCTTTCCGGTGACCAGCTTATTCTGTCAGTGACGGAAAATGGTTACGGCAAGCGTACCTCGGCCTATGAATATCGTGTGACCGGGCGTGGCGGGCAGGGTTTTGCCAATATCGACATGTCCGAACGTAACGGTATGGTCGCGGCATCCTTCGTGATCGAGGAAAGCGACGAATTGATGATGGTCACCAATGGTGGCAAAGTCATTCGTATGCCAACCCACGACATTCGTATTGCCGGTCGTAAAACGCAGGGCGTGACCCTGTTTAGGACCGCCGATGATGAACAGGTCGTTGCCGTTGAACGCCTTAACAACCTGGGTGACAGCGCCGAGGAAGACGAGGCCGACATTGAAAACGGTGCTGAAACCTCTGTTGCGCCGGAAGGCGGGGCAGATGCCGATGCACAGTCTGGCAGCGATGAAGAAACCGATCCGTCTACGGCGGAATAA